The Ziziphus jujuba cultivar Dongzao chromosome 1, ASM3175591v1 genome segment ATCAGATTTAACGAAACTATGTCTCAATCAAGATTATCACCTTCTTTGGAAAAAAAACTGATAGTAATTTATGGTAAAACGGGAAAGCAGATTTGAAATGGGTGTCAAAATTTTggactaattaaaaaaacaatgccCATTTGTCACTGTTGCAATTGCGGAAAACTGAGTTCACTTCAAACGGTACACGATTCATAGTTTTCCAACCATTATGAGACAGTTGGaccataatattattattataagttcTGTCACTGTTCATTAGCCTTCTTTCCAAGGTTACCTTCCACAGTGTCTCCCAATCAGAAGGCTGTGCCTATATATTGAAAACAATTGACAGAGTTGGCGCTTAAGTAGTAaactaaaaaacagaaaaaaacaaaacaaaacaatggaGGCTCCTTCCATTTGGTTTCTCAGAGCCAATTTGCTCTTTTTTATCTTTACCACTACTTCGTCCTCACTATTTGATAGCATTAGTCAATTCCAGTCTATTAGTGATGGCAAAACTTTGGTTTCAAGTGGTGGAAAATTTGAGCTAGGTTTCTTCAGTCCAGGCACTTCCAAGAACCGTTACTTGGGAATTTGGTACAAGAAAATCCCTGTAAAAACTGTTGTTTGGGTTGCAAACGGATGCAACCCAATCAATGATTCTTCTGGCTTGTTGAGTATAAGCAGCACAGGCAATCTTGTCCTTTTGGGTAAGAACAGGAGTGTGGTCTGGTCGACAACCTCAGTCAAGCAACCTCAGAATCCTCTGCTGCGGCTTCTAGATTCCGGGAATCTAGTACTAAAAGACGAGAACGATGGAAATCAAGAATCTTATTTGTGGCAAAGCTTTGACTATCCTTGTGACACATTGTTACCATACATGAAGTTGGGATGGAATTTGAGGACAGGTCACAAGTGGAGCCTATCAGCTTGGAAGAATCCAGATGATCCATGTCCTGGAAATTTCACTTATGGGATTGAGCTAAGACCTCATAAATACTCTGAAGGATATATAAGGCAGGGAAATGACAAATTCTATCGAACTGGCCCGTGGAATGGCCTACGGTTCAGTGGCTCACCAGAGCTGAGAAACAATCCTCTTTATGATTTTCACTTTGTTGATGATGACAACGAAGTGTCTTACATGTATACACTCAAGAATGAGTCTTTGATATCAAGACTAGCTCTGAACCAAACCACCAGCACACGCGAACGTTATGTATGGATTGCAGCAGATCAGACTTGGGAGCAATATATTTCTGTACCTCGAGACTATTGCGATAAATATGGCCTCTGCGGAGCCAATGGAAAATGTATCATTGGCCAGAATCCAGTCTGTGAATGTCTAGAAGGGTTCAAGCCTAGGTCTCAAGAAAATTGGAATACCATGGATTGGTCTCAAGGTTGCAAACGCGATTTACCACTGAGCTGCCAAGAGAAACACAGACAtggttttatcaaatatgttgGATTGAAATTGCCAGATACCACAAATTCTTGGGTGGATAATAGTATTAATCTTGAGGAATGCAGGGCCAAATGCTTGAACAACTGTTCTTGTATGGCTTATACGAACTCCGATATCAGGGGCAAAGGTAATGGCTGTGTCTTGTGGTTTGATGATCTGGTGGATATAAGATTGATACCTGATGGTGGACAGGACCTATACATTCGAATGCCAGCTGTGCAGCCAGGTATGAGACTAATCTCGTAACAAAgttattgttaaatattttttctgtTCCAAGTATTTTAACTCTGTTTTGGAATATATTTTTAGCAGCAATTTACTTATGTTTGCTTTTATGTGTCAAATAACtagaaagaaaaacagaaatagGAGCTTATGATAAGGTGAAGACAGCAGGGATAACTGTGGCTGTCATGGGAGCAGTAGTTTCAGGGATGCTCATTCTTGGCTATTGCATTAGCAGATTAAGGACAACCGCCTCCAAAGGTAATACATAATCCTTAAAAAAGATAATAgaaaagacaaataaattattatgtgATTCCCATTTAGATGAGGCTGGTGTCGTATTGAGGAATTGAATTTACAAACTAAAATCTTGAATTCACtaactaatataatatgcatTTCATTTTAGAATATTGTTTCAGTTGTGGATACCGTTAAAACTCGTTATGCATTTTTAGTATTGGTTCATTTATTCACTTCGTTATTCTTTTACTTCATCAgagaaaataatgataaatgagATAGTAAGTCAGAACAATGGAGGCCGAAAGGAAGACTTGGATCTCCCCTTGTTCGACATATCAACAATGGCAACCGCaactaataaattttcaatggaaAATAAGCTTGGGGAAGGTGGTTTTGGACCTGTTTACAGGGTAAGATTATGACAAGCTAATTATATAAGAACTATATCTTGAATAAAGTATACATACAAATCAAGAGAGACTTTTTTGCAGTCATACTGATGAATATACATTTTCAGGGTATGCTGAAAGATGGACAAGAAATTGCAGTGAAGAGGCTGTCAGAGAGATCCGGACAAGGCATAAACGAGTTTAAGAATGAACTAGTAATACTATTTGCCAAGCTCCAGCATCGGAATCTTGTAAAGCTTCTTGGTTGCTGCATTCATGGAGAAGAGAAAATGCTGGTTTATGAATATATGCCGAATAAAAGCCTGGACTCTTTCATTTTTGGTTAGAATTCCTCTGAACTTAAGGGTCCTGCTTAAAAATACACACATTTTAAATGCCTTGCATTTATTTGTGCATTTGCTAAATTGaaagcatatttttttccaGATCCAAAGCAAAGTAAACAATTAGAGTGGTGGCAACGCTTCCAAATTATTTGTGGAATATCCCGGGGACTTCTTTATCTCCATCATGATTCTAGATTGAGAATTATTCACAGAGATCTCAAAGCAAGTAATATTTTACTTGATAAAGAAATGAATCCCAAGATTTCAGACTTTGGCATGGCTAGAACCCTTTTAGGAGATCAGACAGAAGGATATACAAACAGAGTGGTTGGAACATAGTAAGTTATTCTTCCCAGACTAGCtccttatatattatatgataatcCAACTACTTTTTCCTAACGAATTTGGTTCTGTATGCAGTGGCTATATGGCACCAGAGTATGCTTATAATGGAAAGTTCTCAATCAAATCTGATGTTTTTAGCTTTGGAGTATTGATGTTGGAGATTATAAGTGGAAAGAGAAGCACAGGGTTTCATCA includes the following:
- the LOC107430750 gene encoding G-type lectin S-receptor-like serine/threonine-protein kinase At4g27290, with the protein product MEAPSIWFLRANLLFFIFTTTSSSLFDSISQFQSISDGKTLVSSGGKFELGFFSPGTSKNRYLGIWYKKIPVKTVVWVANGCNPINDSSGLLSISSTGNLVLLGKNRSVVWSTTSVKQPQNPLLRLLDSGNLVLKDENDGNQESYLWQSFDYPCDTLLPYMKLGWNLRTGHKWSLSAWKNPDDPCPGNFTYGIELRPHKYSEGYIRQGNDKFYRTGPWNGLRFSGSPELRNNPLYDFHFVDDDNEVSYMYTLKNESLISRLALNQTTSTRERYVWIAADQTWEQYISVPRDYCDKYGLCGANGKCIIGQNPVCECLEGFKPRSQENWNTMDWSQGCKRDLPLSCQEKHRHGFIKYVGLKLPDTTNSWVDNSINLEECRAKCLNNCSCMAYTNSDIRGKGNGCVLWFDDLVDIRLIPDGGQDLYIRMPAVQPERKTEIGAYDKVKTAGITVAVMGAVVSGMLILGYCISRLRTTASKEKIMINEIVSQNNGGRKEDLDLPLFDISTMATATNKFSMENKLGEGGFGPVYRGMLKDGQEIAVKRLSERSGQGINEFKNELVILFAKLQHRNLVKLLGCCIHGEEKMLVYEYMPNKSLDSFIFDPKQSKQLEWWQRFQIICGISRGLLYLHHDSRLRIIHRDLKASNILLDKEMNPKISDFGMARTLLGDQTEGYTNRVVGTYGYMAPEYAYNGKFSIKSDVFSFGVLMLEIISGKRSTGFHHQNDGVTLIGYAWTMMQEGRPFELIDECLRNSSQNLSEVLRCIHTSLLCVQQCPVDRPSMSSVVMMLAGEVALVQPKPPAFFMESNGYFEADYSSSKHLSSSTNDITITILEAR